A single genomic interval of Aedes aegypti strain LVP_AGWG chromosome 1, AaegL5.0 Primary Assembly, whole genome shotgun sequence harbors:
- the LOC110674705 gene encoding osteocalcin 2-like has product ESSESSESSESSESSESSESSESSESSESSESSESSESSESSESSESSESSESSESSESSESSESSESSESSESSESSESSESSESSESSESSESSESSESSESSESSESSESSESSESSESSESSESSESSESSESSESSESSESSESSESSESSESSESSESSESSESSESSESSESSESSE; this is encoded by the coding sequence gaatcttctgaatcttctgaatcttctgaatcttctgaatcttctgaatcttctgaatcttctgaatcttctgaatcttctgaatcttctgaatcttctgaatcttctgaatcttctgaatcttctgaatcttctgaatcttctgaatcttctgaatcttctgaatcttctgaatcttctgaatcttctgaatcttctgaatcttctgaatcttctgaatcttctgaatcttctgaatcttctgaatcttctgaatcttctgaatcttctgaatcttctgaatcttctgaatcttctgaatcttctgaatcttctgaatcttctgaatcttctgaatcttctgaatcttctgaatcttctgaatcttctgaatcttctgaatcttctgaatcttctgaatcttctgaatcttctgaatcttctgaatcttctgaatcttctgaatcttctgaatcttctgaatcttctgaatcttctgaatcttctgaatcttctgaatcttctgaatcttctgaatcttctgaatcttctgaatcttctgaatcttctgaa